In the genome of Quercus robur chromosome 3, dhQueRobu3.1, whole genome shotgun sequence, one region contains:
- the LOC126716950 gene encoding F-box/kelch-repeat protein At3g06240-like isoform X2, which translates to MFTTNEVLPEDLIIQILLWLPVVSLLRFKCVCKSWCALINGQNFINKHLLHNQTTSNKKRNAGFLLIQRQKSSNDRVFSKLQYESLEILSTQAVPSPYFGIPKHIRINIVSSINGLVCLNLNTLNPDIVLWNPATNETKVLPKSGISYPQGRTITRDVGFGFDFKTNDYKVVKLLEIFDPDSEYRIDDINYFYAAEVYCLSTGSWRTVSTSAPGYFMDSGCYRTYTKGMFSWSASIRDDPDFFPGILSFDMSNEVFLTTTLPDGDLEDPNGTWRIFFVLNELVSLVTFGKDRERLENCFYIWSLLEYGVKESWIKLFTIGPLMGIEKPLGFWKNESLFLRNNEGQLLLYDPSAQKITNLQVDGRPMQMITYVESLISLKGGNDLEEQGNS; encoded by the coding sequence ATGTTTACAACTAACGAAGTACTGCCTGAAgacttaattatacaaattttgcTATGGTTGCCGGTGGTGTCTTTATTGCGATTCAAGTGTGTCTGTAAATCATGGTGTGCTCTCATTAATGGCCAAAACTTCATCAATAAGCACCTTCTCCACAACCAGACCACCTCTAACAAGAAAAGGAACGCCGGTTTCCTCCTTATCCAACGCCAAAAATCTTCCAATGATCGTGTTTTCTCCAAGCTTCAATATGAATCTCTTGAAATATTGTCAACACAAGCTGTTCCTTCACCGTATTTTGGTATTCCTAAGCATATACGAATTAACATAGTGAGCTCAATTAATGGTCTCGTTTGTCTGAATCTTAACACTCTAAACCCAGATATTGTTCTATGGAATCCAGcaacaaatgaaacaaaagtTCTTCCCAAGTCCGGTATATCCTACCCCCAAGGTAGAACCATAACTAGAGATGTTGGGTTTGGTTTCGACTTCAAAACTAATGACTACAAGGTGGTCAAACTGTTAGAAATCTTTGACCCAGATTCTGAATATCGTATCgatgatataaattatttttatgcagCTGAGGTATATTGCTTAAGTACTGGTTCATGGAGAACAGTTAGTACTTCTGCGCCCGGTTATTTTATGGACTCTGGTTGTTATAGGACATACACGAAAGGGATGTTTTCTTGGAGTGCAAGTATTAGAGATGATCCTGATTTCTTTCCTGGCATTTTATCATTTGATATGAGCAATGAGGTATTCCTAACAACAACATTACCAGATGGCGATTTGGAGGATCCCAATGGTActtggagaattttttttgtgcttaatGAATTGGTTTCTCTAGTTACTTTTGGTAAAGATAGAGAACGATTGGagaattgtttttatatttggtcACTGCTTGAATATGGTGTTAAGGAGTCTTGGATTAAGCTATTCACTATTGGACCTCTTATGGGAATTGAAAAGCCACTAGGATTTTGGAAGAATGAAAGcttgtttttgagaaataatgAGGGGCAATTGCTCTTGTATGATCCCTCGGCCCAAAAAATTACTAATCTTCAAGTTGATGGACGACCGATGCAGATGATTACTTATGTTGAGAGCCTAATTTCTCTCAAAGGAGGAAATGATCTTGAAGAACAAGGCAATTCATAA